CGCTCGGTCGCCGTGGTCGGCGCCCGGGCCTGCACACCGTACGGATCCCATATGGCGGCAAGTCTCGGCGCGGGGCTCGCGGAGCTGGGGTGGGTGGTCGTGTCGGGAGCGGCGTTCGGGGTGGACGGGGCGGCGCACCGCGGCGCGCTCGCCGTCGACGGGGCGACGATGGCGGTCCTGGCCTGCGGGGTGGACGTCGCCTATCCCCGGGGACATGCCGAGCTGATCGGACGCATGGCGCAACAGGGGCTCGTCATCGGCGAACTACCACCGTCCGATCATCCGACCCGCAGCAGATTCATCCTCCGGAACCGGGTCATCGCCGCGTTGACGCGCGGGACGGTCGTGGTCGAGGCCGAGTACCGCAGCGGTTCACTGGTCACCGCGCGCAGCGCGCAGCGGCTCGGCCGCTTCACGATGGGCGTGCCGGGCCCCGCCACCAGCGGGTTGTCGGCCGGAGTCCATGAACTCCTGCGCGGGGAGGGCATTCTGGTGACGGATGCCTCGGAAGTCGCCGAACTCGTGGGCGACATCGGCGAACTCGCTCCGGTCAGACGCGGCCCCGTACACCCCCGGGACCTGCTGGACGCGTTCGCCGCCAGGGTCCTCGACGCGCTGCCGTCCCGGGGCGCCGTCAGCGGGCGCGACGTGGCCCGCGCCGCGGGAACCAGCACCGACGAAGCGCTCGGCAGACTGTACGAACTGCACTCACTGGGGTTCGTCGAACGCGATGGCGATGGATGGCGGTTGACGCCGCGACCGACTTGCAATGACGACGCGCGGCGAGGCGGTACTTGACCTGGAGCATTCGGGTGAAAAGGTGATGCCGATGACCTCGGCGGATCCTTCAGCGACGCCTCCGGGGCCGGCGCACGTGGCGACGGCCCCGGACCTCAGTCATGTTCGATCGGCCGGAATCGCACAGCGCCGATCCTCTGTCCTACGCGGACCGCGACGCCTCAGTCACGCTACGCTCACAAGAATTCCGGCACAGACACAAGTCCCCCAGCACTTCACAGCAGAACGGCTCAAGGCACCACATGCCCCAGCACACCTCCGGGTCTGACCGCGCGGCAGTACCACCGGCTGCGCGTGGCACTGTGCGCCCCCCTGCCCCCTCCTCGCTCGACGAGTTGTGGCGTTCATACAAGTCCACGGGCGACGAGCGGCTGCGGGAGCAGCTGATCCTGCACTACTCGCCGTTGGTGAAGTACGTCGCGGGCCGGGTGAGTGTGGGCCTGCCTTCCAACGTCGAGCAGGCGGACTTCGTCTCCTCGGGGGTGTTCGGACTCATCGACGCGATCGAGAAGTTCGACATCGAGCGCGCGATCAAGTTCGAGACATACGCGATCACCCGCATCCGCGGCGCGATGATCGACGAACTCCGGGCGCTGGACTGGATCCCCCGCTCCGTGCGCCAGAAGGCACGGGCCGTGGAACGCGCGTACGCCACGCTGGAGGCGCAGCTGCGGCGCACCCCCTCCGAGCCGGAGGTCGCCGCCGAGATGGGCATCGCACTGGAGGAACTGCACGCGGTTTTCAGCCAGTTGTCGCTGGCGAACGTGGTCGCCCTGGAGGAGCTGCTGCATGTCGGCGGCGAGGGCGGCGACCGGCTGAGCCTGATGGACACGCTGGAGGACACCGCCGCCGACAACCCGGTGGAGGTCGCCGAGGACCGCGAGCTCAGACGGCTGCTCGCCCGGGCGATCAATACGCTTCCCGAGCGCGAGAAGACCGTCGTCACGCTCTACTACTACGAGGGCCTCACCCTCGCCGAGATCGGCAATGTGCTCGGAGTCACCGAGAGCCGGGTCAGCCAGATCCACACCAAATCGGTCCTGCAACTGCGCGCGAAACTGGCCGACGCCGGACGCTGATACCACCGGAGGCAGGCGGTGGGCCATGGGTGCTTCGGCCATCGATCGGGCCCGCACGCCCCCTCTCGAACACCGCTCGCCGTAGAGTGGATGCGTGCCCAGGATTCGAGCGGCCTCGGTGGCCGAGCACCGGACCATGCAGCGCGGCGCCCTCCTGGACGCCGCACGCTCCCTGCTGTCCGAGGGCGGTACGGAGGCGTTGACCTTCCCCGCCCTCGCCGAACGCACGGGCCTCGCCAGGTCCTCCATCTATGAGTACTTCCGCTCCCGCGCGGCCGTCGTCGAAGAGCTCTGCACCGTCGACTTCCCCGTCTGGGCGGCCGAGGTCGAGACCGCCATGGAGCAGGCGACCACGCCCGAGGGAAAGATCGAGGCCTACGTACGCCGGCAGCTCGACCTCGTCGGGGACCGCCGCCACCGCGCGGTCGTCGCGATCTCGGCGAGCGAGCTGGACAAGGGCGCACGCGAGAAGATCCGGGCCGCGCACGGCGGGCTGATCGCCATGATTGTCGAGGCGCTCGGCGATCTGGGCCACGAGCAGCCGAGGCTGGCGGCGATGCTGCTGCAGGGCTCGGTGGACGCGGCGGTGCGGCGTATCGAACTCGGCGTGGCGGAGGAGCCGGGCGTGATCGCGGACACCGCCGTTGCCATGATCCTGCGAGGCGTGCAGGGCGTACGGGACTGACGCCGGGGCCGCACCGCGGCCACGACGAGCAGAACGC
This sequence is a window from Streptomyces sp. NBC_01217. Protein-coding genes within it:
- the dprA gene encoding DNA-processing protein DprA gives rise to the protein MAVSDRERLARAALTRVMEPGDERGGRWLRECGAVELLRRITAGDGSAERLSGMTPKRLAGYRSRAESADPERDLAAIAGLGGRFVCPGDREWPSQLDDLADARPTGLWVRGPRDLRLWALRSVAVVGARACTPYGSHMAASLGAGLAELGWVVVSGAAFGVDGAAHRGALAVDGATMAVLACGVDVAYPRGHAELIGRMAQQGLVIGELPPSDHPTRSRFILRNRVIAALTRGTVVVEAEYRSGSLVTARSAQRLGRFTMGVPGPATSGLSAGVHELLRGEGILVTDASEVAELVGDIGELAPVRRGPVHPRDLLDAFAARVLDALPSRGAVSGRDVARAAGTSTDEALGRLYELHSLGFVERDGDGWRLTPRPTCNDDARRGGT
- a CDS encoding TetR/AcrR family transcriptional regulator; this encodes MAEHRTMQRGALLDAARSLLSEGGTEALTFPALAERTGLARSSIYEYFRSRAAVVEELCTVDFPVWAAEVETAMEQATTPEGKIEAYVRRQLDLVGDRRHRAVVAISASELDKGAREKIRAAHGGLIAMIVEALGDLGHEQPRLAAMLLQGSVDAAVRRIELGVAEEPGVIADTAVAMILRGVQGVRD
- the whiG gene encoding RNA polymerase sigma factor WhiG gives rise to the protein MPQHTSGSDRAAVPPAARGTVRPPAPSSLDELWRSYKSTGDERLREQLILHYSPLVKYVAGRVSVGLPSNVEQADFVSSGVFGLIDAIEKFDIERAIKFETYAITRIRGAMIDELRALDWIPRSVRQKARAVERAYATLEAQLRRTPSEPEVAAEMGIALEELHAVFSQLSLANVVALEELLHVGGEGGDRLSLMDTLEDTAADNPVEVAEDRELRRLLARAINTLPEREKTVVTLYYYEGLTLAEIGNVLGVTESRVSQIHTKSVLQLRAKLADAGR